The Gracilimonas sediminicola sequence TGTTAAGGAAATGAATAAAATTGCTGCAGGTACCGCAAAAAGAATGCGTTTTACAAGTTCACTCAAGTCAGGCTCCGGTTATTCGGTGTCAGGATTGAAATCGGGATTTTCTTCTTCAAGATCTTCCAGTGCCTTACGGGCTTTTTTTTCAAACTCTTTGGGCACGTATAAATAGACCATCGCCATCTCACTTACATTCAGGCTGTAGGCTGAATCACGCTTGGATAAGATATTGGAAGGAATCTTCAGATTAGACAGGTAGTTCTTAGCCATTTCGATTTCGAGGTCTGTGCTGCCTTCAAGCACACATACCCAATTATCGATATCGTTTGGCTTGGGGGATTTGGAGAAAAAACTC is a genomic window containing:
- a CDS encoding DUF2007 domain-containing protein; this translates as MSFFSKSPKPNDIDNWVCVLEGSTDLEIEMAKNYLSNLKIPSNILSKRDSAYSLNVSEMAMVYLYVPKEFEKKARKALEDLEEENPDFNPDTE